One segment of Poecile atricapillus isolate bPoeAtr1 chromosome 35, bPoeAtr1.hap1, whole genome shotgun sequence DNA contains the following:
- the LOC131590778 gene encoding pro-glucagon-like has translation MVRWLYLSGLVFAVLIPAGWQVSPEDLEDLSRWKLFGPQNSQSFPSHIKRHSEGTFTSDFTRYLDRMKAKDFVHWLINTKRCLEQGGIVLGNNHPPPQS, from the exons ATGGTGCGGTGGCTCTACCTGTCCGGGCTGGTGTTTGCTGTGCTCATCCCGGCCGGATGGCAGGTGTCTCCCGAGGACTTGGAGGACCTGTCCAG GTGGAAGTTGTTTGGACCCCAGAACTCCCAGAGCTTCCCGTCCCACATCAAGCGACACTCAGAGGGGACCTTCACGAGTGACTTCACGCGGTACCTGGACAGGATGAAGGCCAAGGACTTCGTGCATTGGCTCATCAACACAAAGAGGTGCCTGGAACAGGGAGGGATTGTGCTGGGAAACAACCACCCACCACCCCAGTCCTGA
- the AQP5 gene encoding aquaporin-5, which yields MKREILTLAFARAVFVEFLSTLIFVFIGLGSALKWPSALPSILQIALAFGLAIGTLVQAFGHISGAHINPAVTIAFFVGNQISLLRTLLYILAQLLGAIAGAGILYGVTPANTRGNLAINALNSNITPGQALVVEIILTFQLAACIFASTDNRRSGVGSPALSIGLSVTLGHLVGIYFTGCSMNPARSFGPAVVTRRFSPAHWVFWVGPILGACLASLLYFYILVPYCMNMSDRVAIIKGTYESEEEWEEQREERKKSMELTPP from the exons ATGAAGAGGGAAATACTAACCCTGGCCTTTGCTCGAGCCGTCTTTGTAGAGTTCCTCTCCACGCTCATCTTCGTCTTCAttgggctgggctcagcactGAAGTGGCCGTCGGCCCTGCCCAGCATCCTGCAGATCGCGCTGGCCTTCGGGCTGGCCATCGGCACCTTGGTGCAGGCCTTCGGCCACATCAGCGGCGCCCACATCAACCCAGCTGTGACCATCGCCTTCTTCGTGGGCAATCAGATCTCCCTGCTCCGCACGCTGCTCTACATCCTGGCCCAGCTGCTCGGGGCCATCGCCGGCGCTGGGATCCTCTACGGCGTCACCCCCGCCAACACCCGCGGCAACCTGGCCATCAACGCA CTCAACAGCAACATAACTCCAGGCCAGGCCCTCGTGGTGGAGATCATCCTCACCTTCCAGCTGGCCGCCTGCATCTTTGCGTCCACGGACAACCGGCGCAGCGGCGTTGGCTCCCCCGCACTGTCCATTGGCCTCTCCGTCACCCTGGGCCACCTGGTGGGG ATTTACTTCACCGGCTGCTCCATGAACCCTGCGCGCTCCTTTGGGCCTGCGGTCGTCACCAGGAGGTTCAGCCCCGCGCACTGG GTGTTCTGGGTCGGGCCCATCCTTGGGGCTTGCTTGGCCTCCCTGCTCTACTTCTACATCCTGGTCCCCTACTGCATGAACATGTCTGACAGGGTGGCCATCATCAAGGGCACCTACGAGTCCGAGGAGGAGTGGGAAGAGCAGcgggaggagaggaagaagtCCATGGAGCTGACCCCGCCAtaa